Proteins found in one Pectobacterium atrosepticum genomic segment:
- a CDS encoding DEAD/DEAH box helicase, with protein sequence MSFTLRPYQREAVSATLDYFRHHTQPAVIVLPTGAGKSLVIAELARLARGRVLVLAHVKELVAQNHAKYCAWDLEADIFAAGLQQRESRGKVVFGSVQSVARNLDQFDNAFSLLIIDECHRISDDNDSQYQQIIQHLQKTNPQLRLLGLTATPYRLGKGWIYQYHYHGMMRGDERCLFRDCIYELPLRYMIKHGFLVPPDRLDMPVVQYDFSKLVARSNGLFSEADLNLELKRQQRITPHIISQVVDYAQTRRGVMIFASTVEHAKEIAALLPAGQAALVSGDTPPAERDALIDAFKQQSLRYLVNVAVLTTGFDAPHVDLIAILRPTESVSLYQQIVGRGLRLYPGKADCLILDYAGNPHDLYTPEVGNSKPHAGSQPVQVFCPECGFANLFWGKTTPDGDIIEHYGRRCQGWEMAENGQRQQCNFRFRFKVCPHCGAENDIAARRCNQCDEVLVDPDDMLKAALKLKNALVLRCSGMSFEQGQDAKGEWLKITYHDEEGADVSERFRLHSTAQRHVFLQQFLRVHQRAPGTPFNWQNAADVIAQQISLRAPDFVVARKNGRFWQIREKLFDYQGRFRRANELRG encoded by the coding sequence ATGTCATTCACACTACGGCCTTACCAGCGTGAGGCTGTTTCCGCCACACTCGACTATTTTCGGCATCATACCCAACCGGCCGTCATCGTTTTGCCCACCGGCGCGGGGAAAAGTCTGGTCATCGCCGAACTGGCGCGGCTTGCTCGTGGTCGTGTGCTGGTGCTCGCCCACGTCAAGGAACTAGTCGCGCAAAACCACGCCAAATACTGCGCCTGGGATTTGGAAGCGGATATATTCGCGGCGGGGCTGCAACAGCGAGAGAGCAGGGGAAAAGTGGTCTTTGGCAGCGTGCAGTCCGTCGCACGTAACCTCGATCAGTTCGATAACGCCTTCTCTCTGCTGATCATCGATGAATGTCACCGTATCAGCGACGACAATGATAGCCAATATCAACAAATCATCCAGCACCTGCAAAAAACCAATCCACAGCTGCGGCTACTCGGCCTAACTGCGACGCCCTATCGGCTTGGCAAAGGCTGGATATATCAGTACCACTATCACGGCATGATGCGTGGCGACGAGCGTTGTTTGTTCCGCGACTGCATCTATGAGCTACCGCTGCGCTATATGATCAAGCATGGCTTTCTGGTGCCGCCTGACCGACTGGATATGCCAGTGGTGCAATATGATTTCAGTAAGCTTGTCGCCCGCAGCAACGGATTATTCAGCGAAGCTGACCTAAATCTCGAACTTAAACGCCAACAGCGCATTACGCCGCACATCATCAGCCAGGTTGTCGATTATGCGCAAACGCGACGCGGTGTGATGATTTTTGCGTCTACCGTCGAGCATGCCAAAGAAATTGCAGCGTTGTTACCCGCAGGTCAGGCTGCACTGGTCAGCGGCGATACCCCACCTGCCGAGCGTGATGCGTTGATTGACGCCTTTAAACAGCAGTCGTTGCGATACTTGGTCAACGTGGCGGTACTGACGACCGGTTTTGATGCCCCACATGTCGATCTTATCGCCATTCTACGTCCGACAGAGTCCGTAAGCCTCTATCAGCAAATTGTCGGGCGCGGTTTACGTTTGTATCCGGGAAAAGCAGACTGTCTGATACTGGATTACGCAGGTAACCCACACGACCTCTACACCCCAGAAGTAGGCAACAGCAAACCCCATGCTGGCAGCCAGCCGGTGCAAGTTTTCTGCCCTGAGTGTGGTTTTGCTAACCTGTTCTGGGGCAAAACCACCCCGGATGGCGATATCATCGAACACTATGGCCGCCGCTGCCAAGGCTGGGAAATGGCAGAAAACGGCCAACGTCAGCAGTGTAATTTCCGGTTTCGGTTTAAAGTCTGTCCACACTGTGGGGCAGAAAACGACATTGCCGCACGGCGCTGCAACCAGTGCGACGAGGTATTAGTCGACCCCGACGACATGTTGAAAGCCGCACTGAAACTGAAAAATGCGCTGGTTTTACGCTGTAGCGGCATGAGCTTCGAACAGGGGCAAGATGCAAAAGGTGAATGGCTGAAAATAACCTACCATGATGAGGAAGGTGCTGACGTTAGCGAGCGTTTCCGCCTGCACTCCACCGCACAACGCCACGTTTTCCTGCAACAGTTTTTACGTGTTCATCAACGCGCACCGGGAACGCCATTTAACTGGCAGAATGCCGCCGACGTCATCGCACAGCAGATATCTTTACGCGCACCCGACTTTGTCGTCGCGCGTAAAAACGGGAGATTCTGGCAAATACGTGAAAAGCTCTTTGATTATCAGGGGCGCTTTCGCCGCGCCAATGAACTCCGCGGCTAA
- a CDS encoding DUF2492 family protein produces the protein MSSIHGHEVLQMMLASGESFTTEQLITTIETRFGNAARFHTCSAENMTASMLVQFLSERGKFIPHDAGFTTSASKICQH, from the coding sequence ATGTCATCTATTCACGGCCATGAAGTTTTGCAAATGATGCTCGCGTCCGGTGAGTCATTTACCACTGAACAACTGATTACCACCATAGAAACCCGCTTCGGCAACGCAGCGCGTTTTCATACCTGCTCCGCCGAAAACATGACAGCCTCAATGCTGGTGCAATTTCTGTCTGAACGCGGAAAATTTATCCCGCACGATGCTGGTTTCACCACCAGCGCCAGTAAAATCTGCCAGCACTAG
- the rsuA gene encoding 16S rRNA pseudouridine(516) synthase RsuA, producing the protein MRLDKFLSQQLEISRSLVARELHAQRVTVDGEVVKSGAFKLSPEHNVEFDGNPLKQQNGPRYFMLNKPQGYVCSTDDPDHPTILYFMDVPVAYKLHAAGRLDIDTTGLVLLTDDGQWSHRITSPKHECEKTYLVTLELPLAEDTAEQFTVGVQLHNEKNLTKPATLEKITDHVVRLTISEGRYHQVKRMFAAVGNRVVELHRERIGGICLDSELEPGEFRELSAEEVASVK; encoded by the coding sequence ATGCGATTGGACAAATTTTTATCCCAACAGCTGGAAATTAGTCGTTCACTGGTGGCGCGCGAGCTCCACGCACAGCGTGTTACCGTAGATGGCGAAGTGGTAAAAAGCGGTGCGTTCAAGTTATCCCCTGAGCATAACGTTGAATTTGATGGTAACCCGTTGAAACAGCAAAACGGCCCACGTTATTTCATGTTGAATAAGCCTCAGGGCTACGTTTGTTCAACTGACGATCCCGATCATCCGACCATTCTTTATTTTATGGATGTGCCGGTGGCGTACAAACTGCATGCCGCAGGGCGTTTGGATATCGATACCACAGGGCTGGTGCTGTTAACTGACGATGGGCAATGGTCGCATCGTATTACCTCACCTAAACATGAGTGTGAAAAAACCTATCTGGTGACGCTGGAGTTGCCGCTGGCTGAGGATACCGCAGAGCAATTTACGGTGGGTGTACAGCTGCATAACGAGAAGAATCTTACTAAACCCGCTACGCTTGAGAAGATAACGGATCATGTTGTTCGGTTGACGATTAGCGAAGGTCGCTATCATCAGGTGAAAAGGATGTTTGCTGCGGTGGGCAATCGCGTTGTGGAGCTACACCGTGAGCGGATCGGTGGTATCTGTTTGGATAGCGAGCTGGAACCGGGAGAATTCCGCGAGTTAAGTGCTGAAGAGGTCGCCAGCGTAAAATAA
- a CDS encoding Bcr/CflA family multidrug efflux MFS transporter, with translation MQLRRSSHLGLIFILGLISMLMPLAIDMYLPALPTIANEFGVGDGHVQMTLSAYVLGFAIGQMFYGPMADSLGRKPVILGGTLVFAFAGVACALAQTVEQLIYMRFLHGVSAAAAAVVINALMRDMFSRDDFSRMMSFVVLVMTVAPLIAPIAGGWLLLWFSWHSIFWTISAAAFLASALIFFFIKETLPPAKRQKFHLRTTIGNFAILFRHKRVFSYMVASGLSFCGMFSFLSAGPFVYINLYGVSPQNFGYYFALNVIFLFVVTLFNSRNVRRLGAMAMFRTGLVIQFVMGIFLVVVCLFDLGFLPLVFGVALFVGCIAMVASNAMAVILDDFPHMAGTASSLAGTLRFGLGAIVGVVLSLASFSSAWPMVLSMALCSIGAFLLYLYAHRSPGS, from the coding sequence GTGCAATTACGCCGTTCTTCTCATCTCGGGCTGATTTTTATTCTTGGCCTGATTTCGATGCTAATGCCGTTAGCTATCGATATGTATTTACCGGCGTTGCCGACCATTGCTAACGAGTTTGGCGTGGGCGATGGGCATGTCCAAATGACGCTCAGTGCTTACGTGTTGGGTTTTGCTATTGGCCAGATGTTCTACGGACCGATGGCGGACAGCCTAGGGCGTAAACCTGTCATTCTCGGCGGTACGCTGGTTTTTGCGTTCGCAGGCGTGGCCTGTGCGCTGGCGCAAACGGTAGAGCAGCTGATCTATATGCGTTTTCTGCACGGTGTTTCTGCCGCCGCCGCGGCGGTTGTTATTAATGCACTGATGCGCGATATGTTCTCGCGGGATGATTTTTCTCGCATGATGTCGTTTGTCGTGCTGGTGATGACTGTTGCCCCCTTAATTGCACCGATTGCCGGTGGCTGGTTGCTGCTGTGGTTTAGCTGGCATTCCATTTTCTGGACGATCTCTGCCGCGGCGTTTCTGGCGTCAGCGCTGATTTTCTTTTTTATCAAAGAAACCTTACCGCCAGCGAAACGACAGAAATTTCATCTGCGCACCACCATCGGGAATTTCGCTATTCTGTTCCGCCACAAGCGGGTGTTTAGCTATATGGTGGCGAGCGGGCTTTCGTTTTGCGGCATGTTCTCCTTCCTGAGTGCCGGGCCGTTTGTGTACATCAACCTGTATGGCGTTTCTCCTCAGAATTTTGGCTATTACTTTGCCCTGAACGTCATTTTTCTGTTCGTGGTGACGCTGTTTAACAGCCGTAATGTACGACGACTGGGTGCTATGGCGATGTTCCGCACAGGGCTGGTCATTCAGTTTGTGATGGGAATATTTTTGGTGGTTGTCTGTCTGTTCGATCTCGGCTTCTTACCGCTGGTGTTTGGTGTGGCGCTGTTTGTTGGCTGTATTGCGATGGTGGCGTCGAATGCGATGGCAGTTATTCTTGATGATTTCCCTCATATGGCAGGGACGGCATCGTCGTTGGCTGGCACGCTACGCTTTGGTCTTGGTGCGATTGTAGGTGTTGTCCTCTCACTGGCTTCATTCAGCAGCGCTTGGCCGATGGTACTATCTATGGCGCTCTGTTCGATCGGAGCATTTCTGCTGTATCTGTACGCGCACCGTTCCCCAGGGTCCTGA
- the yejF gene encoding microcin C ABC transporter ATP-binding protein YejF, with amino-acid sequence MSSSPLLQIDDLSIAFRKGDQEQRVVDQLSLAVNAGETLALVGESGSGKSVTALSVLRLLPSPPVVYPQGDIRFAGQSLLHADEKTLRQIRGNRIAMIFQEPMVSLNPLQSIEKQLIEVLSLHCGMRTEAARSEVISCLDRVGIRQAKSRLNDFPHQLSGGERQRVMIAMALLTQPDLLIADEPTTALDVTVQAQILKLLNELKREMGMSLLFITHDLNIVRQLADNVSVMKSGKAVEHNSCQQLFSAPQHPYTRQLLDAEPSGEPLPVEDDGGPLLRVEHLHVSFPIKRGLLRRTVDEKQVVNNISFTLRRGESLGLVGESGSGKSTTGLALLRLIQSRGDIWFDGQPLQGLTRKQMLPFRHRIQVVFQDPNSALNPRLNVEQIIAEGLIVHHKLSKEAQEQRVVAVMQEVGLDPTTRYRYPSEFSGGQRQRIAIARALILQPELLILDEPTSSLDRTVQAQILALLKSLQEKHKIAYLFISHDLQVIRSLCHQVIVLRQGEVVEQGECKQVFTHPAEHYTRELLQFSSGMTETQSA; translated from the coding sequence ATGTCCAGTTCACCTTTATTGCAGATAGATGATCTCAGCATTGCCTTCCGCAAAGGCGATCAGGAGCAGCGTGTTGTCGACCAGCTTTCACTGGCGGTGAATGCGGGTGAGACGCTGGCGCTGGTCGGCGAGTCAGGTTCGGGGAAAAGCGTCACTGCACTGTCGGTTTTACGCTTGCTCCCTTCCCCACCCGTGGTTTATCCGCAGGGAGATATCCGCTTTGCGGGGCAATCGCTGCTACATGCCGATGAAAAAACACTGCGTCAGATACGCGGTAACCGAATTGCGATGATCTTTCAGGAACCGATGGTGTCGCTTAACCCCCTGCAAAGCATTGAGAAACAGCTAATTGAAGTGCTTTCGCTCCATTGTGGCATGCGCACCGAGGCGGCCCGTAGCGAAGTCATCTCCTGTCTGGATCGCGTGGGTATTCGGCAGGCTAAAAGCCGATTGAATGATTTCCCACACCAGCTTTCCGGCGGGGAACGCCAGCGCGTCATGATTGCAATGGCGCTGCTGACTCAGCCCGATTTACTCATTGCTGATGAGCCGACAACAGCACTGGACGTTACCGTTCAGGCGCAAATACTGAAATTGCTGAACGAGCTGAAGCGGGAAATGGGGATGAGCTTACTGTTCATCACCCACGATCTGAATATCGTCCGTCAATTGGCGGATAACGTGTCGGTTATGAAATCGGGTAAAGCCGTGGAGCACAACAGCTGTCAGCAGCTTTTCAGCGCTCCGCAGCATCCTTACACACGCCAATTACTGGACGCAGAGCCATCAGGCGAGCCGCTTCCGGTAGAGGATGACGGTGGCCCCCTCCTGCGGGTGGAGCATTTGCACGTTTCATTCCCTATCAAACGCGGCCTTTTGCGCCGTACCGTTGACGAAAAGCAGGTCGTTAATAATATTAGTTTCACCTTACGGCGCGGTGAAAGCCTGGGTTTGGTAGGGGAATCGGGTTCAGGGAAAAGCACTACCGGATTAGCGCTACTTCGCCTGATTCAATCACGCGGTGATATCTGGTTTGATGGTCAACCCTTGCAAGGGCTAACCCGTAAGCAAATGCTGCCCTTCCGTCACCGGATTCAGGTCGTTTTTCAGGACCCGAACTCCGCGCTGAACCCACGGCTGAATGTGGAGCAAATCATTGCTGAGGGATTGATCGTTCATCACAAATTGAGTAAAGAGGCGCAAGAACAACGCGTGGTGGCGGTGATGCAGGAAGTCGGGCTGGATCCCACCACTCGTTACCGTTATCCCTCCGAGTTTTCCGGCGGTCAGCGCCAGCGTATCGCTATCGCTCGGGCACTAATACTGCAACCGGAACTGCTGATTCTCGATGAACCTACGTCGTCGCTGGACAGAACGGTTCAGGCGCAAATTCTGGCCCTGCTGAAGTCATTACAGGAAAAGCACAAAATCGCCTACCTGTTCATCAGCCATGATTTACAAGTTATCCGCTCACTGTGTCATCAGGTTATCGTGTTACGACAGGGTGAAGTCGTCGAACAGGGGGAGTGTAAACAGGTATTCACGCATCCTGCCGAGCATTACACGCGGGAGCTGCTACAGTTTTCATCTGGCATGACGGAAACGCAATCGGCATAA
- a CDS encoding ABC transporter permease subunit: protein MSRLSPINQARWARFKSNRLGYWSLWIFMVLFILSLFSELIANDKPLLVKYDRQLYTPVLIDHSERTFGGQLDTTADFRDPYIAERISNHGWAIWPLIRYSYATINYATTVSFPSAPSWQNWLGTDSQGKDVVAQVLYGFRISLLFGLALTILSSVIGIIVGATQGYYGGRFDLWGQRFIEVWSGMPTLFLIILLSSVIQPDFWWLLAITVLFGWMSLVGVVRAEFLRTRNFDYIRAAQAMGVSDRAIMFRCMLPNAMVATLTYLPFILCGSITTLTSLDFLGFGLPMGSPSLGTLLLEGKNNLQAPWLGITVFMVLSIVLSLLIFIGEAVRDAFDPSKAH from the coding sequence ATGAGCCGATTAAGCCCGATCAATCAGGCGCGCTGGGCGCGTTTTAAAAGTAATCGTCTCGGTTACTGGTCGCTGTGGATTTTCATGGTGCTGTTTATTCTCAGCCTGTTTTCCGAACTGATCGCCAATGACAAACCGCTGCTGGTGAAATATGACCGTCAGCTCTATACGCCTGTCCTTATTGATCACAGCGAGAGAACGTTCGGCGGACAGTTAGATACCACGGCTGATTTTCGTGACCCTTATATCGCCGAACGTATCAGCAACCACGGTTGGGCCATCTGGCCACTGATTCGCTACAGCTATGCCACCATAAACTATGCCACCACGGTGTCTTTCCCATCGGCACCCTCCTGGCAGAATTGGCTGGGTACGGACAGCCAGGGGAAAGACGTAGTCGCACAGGTACTTTATGGCTTCCGTATCTCACTGCTGTTCGGTCTGGCGCTCACAATACTGTCGAGCGTGATTGGTATTATCGTAGGCGCAACACAGGGCTATTACGGCGGACGTTTTGACCTATGGGGCCAACGCTTTATCGAAGTCTGGTCCGGCATGCCGACGCTGTTTCTCATCATCCTACTGTCCAGCGTGATTCAGCCGGACTTCTGGTGGCTACTGGCGATTACCGTACTTTTCGGCTGGATGAGTCTGGTTGGTGTGGTCCGGGCAGAGTTTTTGCGTACTCGAAATTTTGACTATATTCGCGCCGCGCAGGCAATGGGCGTCAGCGATCGTGCCATTATGTTCCGCTGCATGCTGCCAAACGCGATGGTTGCGACGCTGACCTATCTGCCCTTTATTCTCTGCGGCTCGATTACCACACTGACATCGCTGGATTTCCTCGGTTTTGGTCTGCCAATGGGCTCACCATCATTAGGTACTTTATTGCTGGAAGGGAAAAATAACCTTCAGGCACCGTGGCTGGGTATTACCGTGTTTATGGTACTTTCCATCGTGCTTTCCTTACTCATTTTTATCGGCGAAGCGGTGCGCGACGCCTTTGACCCCAGCAAGGCGCATTAA
- a CDS encoding microcin C ABC transporter permease YejB, translating to MGTYLLRRLLLVIPTLWAIITINFFIVQIAPGGPVDQAIAAIEMGHGSGYTSNSGMDAGMARTGTSGAPNIENAYRGSRGLDPEVIEEITKRYGFDKPIHERYFKLLWDYVRFDFGDSLFRGSSVMQLIKESMPVSITLGLWSTLIIYLVSIPLGIKKAVKNGTPFDTWSSTLIIVGYAIPAFLFAIILIVLFAGGSYLDWFPLRGLISSNFDTLPWYSKITDYLWHIALPVVASVIGGFATLTMLTKNSFMDEIRKQYVVTARAKGLDEKSILYRHVFRNAMLLVIAGFPATFISMFFTGSLLIEVMFSLNGLGLLGYDATLQRDYPVMFGTLYIFTLIGLLLNIVSDITYTLVDPRIDFEGRQ from the coding sequence ATGGGAACGTATCTGTTACGCCGCCTCTTGCTGGTCATTCCAACCCTGTGGGCGATTATCACGATTAACTTCTTCATTGTACAAATTGCTCCCGGCGGCCCTGTCGATCAAGCTATCGCAGCGATCGAAATGGGACACGGAAGCGGCTATACCTCCAATAGCGGAATGGATGCAGGAATGGCACGCACTGGCACCAGCGGCGCGCCCAATATCGAAAACGCTTACCGAGGCTCACGCGGGCTTGACCCGGAAGTCATCGAAGAAATCACTAAACGCTATGGCTTCGATAAACCAATCCATGAGCGCTATTTTAAACTGCTGTGGGATTACGTACGTTTTGACTTCGGCGACAGCCTGTTTCGTGGCTCTTCGGTGATGCAGCTCATTAAGGAAAGCATGCCGGTTTCGATTACGCTGGGGCTATGGAGTACGCTGATTATCTACCTGGTTTCCATTCCACTTGGCATCAAAAAAGCGGTGAAGAACGGCACACCGTTCGATACCTGGAGCAGTACATTAATCATCGTCGGGTATGCCATTCCGGCGTTTTTGTTTGCGATTATTTTAATTGTGCTGTTCGCAGGCGGCAGTTATCTAGACTGGTTCCCACTTCGAGGACTGATCTCCAGCAATTTTGATACCCTGCCGTGGTACAGCAAGATTACCGATTATTTGTGGCATATCGCGCTACCGGTAGTAGCTTCCGTGATTGGCGGTTTTGCTACCCTCACGATGCTCACTAAGAACTCCTTTATGGATGAGATTCGTAAGCAATACGTTGTTACCGCACGCGCTAAAGGGCTGGATGAAAAAAGCATCCTCTATCGGCATGTGTTCCGTAATGCCATGCTGCTGGTGATTGCTGGCTTCCCTGCCACGTTTATCAGCATGTTTTTCACTGGTTCGCTGCTGATTGAGGTGATGTTTTCTCTCAACGGGCTGGGTCTGTTGGGCTATGACGCCACGCTGCAACGTGATTATCCCGTCATGTTCGGCACGCTGTATATCTTCACGCTGATCGGTTTATTGTTGAATATCGTCAGTGACATAACCTATACACTGGTGGATCCGCGTATCGATTTTGAGGGACGCCAATGA
- a CDS encoding ABC transporter substrate-binding protein produces MLKRVIAAVLLCTTQFGLHAETIENSTRFALLGEPKYAENFSHFDYVNPDAAKGGSITLSALGTFDNFNRFALRGAAAARTERLYDSLFTSSDDEPGSYYPLVALTTRHSADFRWIEIEMNPKARFHDGTPITAADVAFTYNMFMTQGVPQFRIYFKDVTAKAVAPLTVRFDFPVSDKNRMFSLLTLPIMPEKFWKNHKFSEPLSYPPPASGPYRITAYRTGQYVTYSRVNDYWGADLPVNKGQYNFDKIRYDYYLDDSVALEAFKAGAFDLREEGSPKNWATQYQGGNFARGYIIKQDQVNQSAQDTRWLAFNIQRPLFQDRRVRQALSLAFDFNWMNKALYYNAYQRTDSYFQNTEYAAKGEPSAEELAWLTPLKDKAPPEVFGTAYKPPSSDGSGYDRQNWLKAIKLLEEAGWELKDQKLVNRKTGQQFTFELLLPSAGNSQYVLPFQQSLKKLGITMNVRNIDSTQFNNRLRKRDFDMLATVYSASLYPSADLQIRWSSQYIDSTYNRPGVSDPAIDSLIEDIVKHQGQKVPLLSLGRALDRVLTWNQLMIPMWYSNHDRFAYWNKFAMPAVRPAYSLGFDGWWFDTKQAATLPAERR; encoded by the coding sequence ATGTTAAAACGCGTTATCGCTGCCGTATTGCTTTGCACGACCCAATTTGGGCTGCATGCCGAAACGATTGAAAACAGCACCCGCTTTGCGCTTTTGGGTGAACCCAAATATGCTGAGAACTTCAGTCATTTTGACTATGTCAATCCTGATGCCGCCAAGGGCGGCAGCATCACCCTCAGCGCACTGGGTACCTTTGACAACTTCAACCGTTTCGCGCTGCGCGGCGCGGCGGCGGCACGTACTGAACGTCTCTACGATTCGCTTTTCACTTCTTCTGATGACGAACCCGGCAGTTATTATCCGCTGGTCGCGCTGACGACACGCCATTCGGCGGATTTCCGCTGGATTGAAATAGAGATGAATCCCAAAGCACGCTTTCATGACGGTACCCCGATCACTGCGGCCGACGTGGCGTTCACTTACAATATGTTTATGACGCAGGGCGTGCCGCAGTTTCGCATCTATTTTAAAGATGTTACCGCCAAGGCCGTTGCACCGCTGACCGTACGCTTCGATTTTCCCGTGTCCGACAAAAACCGCATGTTCAGCCTGCTGACCTTGCCCATCATGCCGGAAAAATTCTGGAAGAATCATAAGTTCAGCGAACCGCTATCCTATCCACCCCCGGCTAGTGGCCCTTACCGCATCACCGCCTATCGAACGGGGCAATATGTTACCTATTCTCGCGTGAACGATTATTGGGGTGCCGATCTACCAGTCAATAAAGGCCAGTACAATTTCGATAAAATCCGCTACGACTATTATCTGGACGACAGCGTCGCACTCGAGGCCTTTAAAGCGGGCGCCTTCGATCTGCGTGAAGAAGGATCGCCAAAAAATTGGGCGACCCAATATCAGGGTGGCAACTTTGCGCGTGGCTACATAATTAAACAGGATCAGGTTAATCAATCCGCTCAGGATACGCGTTGGCTCGCGTTCAATATCCAGCGGCCGCTGTTTCAGGATCGTCGCGTTCGTCAGGCGTTATCCTTGGCATTTGACTTCAACTGGATGAATAAGGCGCTGTATTACAACGCCTATCAACGTACCGACAGCTATTTCCAAAATACTGAATATGCCGCTAAAGGTGAACCCAGCGCAGAGGAACTGGCCTGGCTGACGCCACTGAAGGACAAAGCCCCCCCCGAAGTCTTCGGCACGGCCTACAAACCGCCCTCCTCCGACGGCAGCGGATATGATCGACAAAACTGGCTTAAGGCAATCAAGCTGCTGGAAGAGGCCGGCTGGGAATTGAAAGATCAGAAGCTGGTTAATCGCAAAACCGGACAGCAATTTACGTTTGAACTGCTATTGCCAAGCGCCGGTAATTCGCAGTATGTCTTGCCTTTCCAGCAGAGCTTGAAAAAGTTGGGCATCACCATGAACGTGCGTAACATCGACAGCACGCAGTTCAACAACCGCCTCCGTAAGCGGGATTTCGATATGCTGGCAACGGTATACAGCGCATCGCTCTACCCCAGTGCTGACCTGCAAATTCGCTGGAGTTCGCAGTATATCGACTCGACCTACAACAGACCGGGAGTCAGCGATCCCGCGATTGATTCGCTCATCGAAGACATCGTTAAGCATCAAGGGCAAAAAGTACCCCTGCTGTCATTAGGCCGCGCGCTGGACAGGGTATTGACCTGGAACCAGCTCATGATTCCGATGTGGTATTCCAACCATGACCGCTTCGCCTATTGGAACAAGTTTGCCATGCCTGCTGTACGCCCGGCCTATTCACTTGGTTTTGATGGTTGGTGGTTCGATACCAAACAGGCAGCTACGCTGCCCGCAGAGCGACGTTAA
- a CDS encoding bifunctional murein DD-endopeptidase/murein LD-carboxypeptidase, which produces MVKSQPILRYIWRAVPAVAVAMMLSACGSNSAYNHKAQTDMHAVNDKDGLLLQASQDEFEALVRNVDIKSKLLNQYASWKGVRYRLGGDSRRGIDCSAFVQRTFREQFGMDLPRSTYEQQEMGQQIQRNKLRVGDLVLFRAGSTGRHVGIYLGNDQFVHASTSSGVIISKMTEDYWNKRYQEGRRVLSKGKTS; this is translated from the coding sequence ATGGTCAAGTCTCAACCGATTCTGAGATATATCTGGCGGGCAGTGCCTGCCGTAGCGGTAGCAATGATGCTCTCCGCATGTGGAAGTAATAGTGCATACAACCATAAAGCTCAAACTGATATGCATGCAGTTAATGATAAAGATGGTCTTTTACTGCAAGCCTCTCAGGATGAATTTGAAGCACTGGTTCGTAACGTGGACATCAAGTCCAAATTGCTTAACCAATATGCCAGTTGGAAAGGTGTTCGTTACCGCTTAGGCGGTGATAGTCGCCGTGGCATTGACTGCTCAGCTTTCGTTCAGCGCACCTTCCGCGAACAATTTGGCATGGATTTACCGCGTTCGACCTATGAACAGCAAGAGATGGGCCAGCAAATTCAGCGCAACAAACTGCGCGTTGGCGATCTTGTTCTGTTCCGTGCAGGTTCAACCGGACGCCACGTTGGTATTTACCTCGGCAACGATCAGTTCGTCCACGCATCAACCAGCAGTGGTGTCATCATCTCCAAAATGACAGAAGACTACTGGAATAAGCGTTATCAAGAAGGACGCCGTGTTCTGAGTAAAGGAAAAACCAGCTAA